From the genome of Rhizobium oryzihabitans:
ATTGGTGCAATTGATCTGCACATACCTTAAGGGGGGTGCAGACTTCGGCGCGAACGCGCCAGAGTTCAATCCGCTCAATTGTGCGGCTTGATCTCAAAAGGGCAAATTTGCCCGATTGGGAACTTGTGGACAATCGTCCCGAAGTTCAAACCCAGAATTTCTGGGACTGATCAAAGTGCCCAATCGGGCACATTGAACTTCCGGCCAATCGGCAGGAAGTTGAGAACCCGCTGGTAGTACGAGGCTGCCGACGGGTTTTCTCTATCAGCTTCCCGGTGAGGCCTTCTCACGCTCCATGCGGTCTACCCGCTGGCGAAGGTCTAGGATCACATCGCGCGCGCCATACACACTTGTCTGAGCCTGCTTCAGTTCATCAAGCTGGCGCTGTTGGTCCGCATCGGTGTTCGCTTGGCTGGTCCATACTCGTTCAAGCTCGGCGCGGGGGACTTGGGCCTCCCTCACCTCTTTGACGGACGCCTCCATTCGGGCCCGGTCTTCTGAACCGCGCGCGGTCCGCCACTCCATTTCCTTCTGCGTCACCATCTTGTCGACAACAGCCGTGATCGCTGATTGTGCCGTTTCCGCGTTCTTCGCGACGATGAGATCAAGCCGATCCTGCCCCTTGCTCAGGCTGTTGTAGAAGAAGGCGCCGCCGGTCGCGAGAACGGTAAAGCAGACGCCGGCCGCAGCCCAGATAACTGGCCACTGCGTCTTGCTCGAATTCCGAAGCTCATTCGACAGTTGCGAAATACTGGTGTTTATCGTCTGAAACCCGGTGTTCATGTTCGACCGGAGATCGACAATGTCCTTGCCCTGGTTCTCAACCCGCTCGGATAATCGAGCATATTGGGCCATTGGATCGAAGCCGTTGCTGCTCATCTCTTGGTTTCCTGCCATTATCCCAGCCTGCATGCGAGTAAAAGAAAGCCCCGGCCACAGGTCGATGGGGATGATTTCAGAGCGTGATAATTGAGCCGCCGACGATGGCGCCATTATTTGCGCTTGCGATGGTCGCCGGCAGCGTGGAACCGGTGGCGTTCACAGCGTCCCATTCCTCAACAAGCCCACTGGTCACGTCTGCCTCAGAACTACCAAGACCAGCCCGAGCAAAGCGACTGGCAACTTCAGAAGGTGTCAGGGCGCGATTGTACAGCCTTGCCAGAGAAACGCGCTGGCGCGACATCTGGACCGGTGCGCCCGCATTGTAGGCAGCGCCAAGGATCATGCGATGACCCGCTTGCCCGTCGATGTTCGGTTGACCGTTGATGGCGACCATATCAAGGGCGCGCTGGCGCACCAGCTGTCCGTTGCGATATAGCATCCACCCGCCCGATCCGTCGTGTGTGGCGAGCCAATGGATCAAATTGCCATAGTCTGGAATGAGACCTGTTCGGAACGGGTTCAGGATGTTTGTTGACGACGTTGCGAAGTCCATGCGGTCAGAACAGCCAACGGCCATGATAGGGCCGCTCCAGTTCCCGGCAAGGCCAACCCAACCTATAGCGCCCATGAATAGCGACTGCTGAAGCGCGGATACCGACGTGCTTGCCCCGCGCCACATCATGACGCTGGCGTTGGCGCGGGTGGTCGGCTCGATACCGCCCATCCACTCCATCGACATGGCGCCGTCGATTACCAGGCTGTTGTCAGTGCCGCAGTTGATCCATGACGTTGTGCCGCGCGCAGAAAGCAAAACGGCTTTCTTGCCGGATTTCTTTACCGCAGGGGCCGCGATTGGCGTTTCGGCATGGTCACGGAAAGCAATGACGACATAGGTTGCTGTGTTGACGTTCAGCGCGGAACCGGCGGTGAGCTGGAGGCCATCCGCGTCGAATGAGATACCGGACGCCACAATTCCGGCCGCCGCAGACATTTGCTTCGCGCCACTGGCTGACATGGTGTCTGTTTTGATCCATGCAGCCTGAAGCGTGCCACTCAGTTTTGCGACGATGACGGCTTTCGGCTGGAACCCGAGACTGACAGCGCGGTTTGCACCGGAACCTGTGTAAGCGGCCGTGGCGAAGTTCGCGCCGCTCTCAAAGCCGATGAAGTCAATCCCCTCGCCCAGCTCCTGCGCCGCGTCATATTCGTTGACATAGCCTGAAGCCGATACCGTGCACTGGCCTGTCGTCAGATTGGTGATTGCCCCCGATTCCGTCAGCGCCGTTCCACCGAGTAGTGCGGTGGTAGAAGACCCGACCTGAAGAACCCCATCGCGCGTGCTGTCCCGCTTGGCGATCACGGCAGCGAGGTTAATCATGCTGTCATCGAACTTGATCGCCCGGCTGGCAATGGCGTTGCCCTGCGATCCTGCAAGGGCCATCTTCAGCGCGGCAGAGCGCGATATGGCGAGGTGGTGATAGGTGATGTCCTGATCGTTCCACTTGGGCGATTGCGAGACGGTAAAGCCGTCCTTCGTGAGTGTGGCACCATCTGCATAGCTGTTCGATGCGCCCAGCACGTTTGTCCGTCCGGCCCAGAGGTCATGCAGTTTGATGCCAACCATCTTCGGAGCATCGGGAATGCAAATGACGACTTCCGGTTTCCAGCCGATGGAGACGCTGCGCCGCGAGCCGTTGCCAACCGAAGTTCCTGTCTTGATGCTCATGCTGCGAACTCCAGTTCGACTGTCCCGGTTGATTGCGTCTGCTTCCGAAGACTGATCTTGTCGAAGCAGCCAGTAACGCCGGCCGACGCGGAACCCGCGATGGTGATGCTCGTTGCTGCGGCGACAAACGAGGTGACAATCGGAAGCAACTGCCCTGCCGACACGTTGGCCGATCCATAAATCTGACCGGTGGAAGAACCGGCCGTGTCTGTCGTCAGGCGGCACGAAATAGAATTCGCGCTCGGCTCCAGCATTGTGGCGCGGAAAACATAGGTTTCGCCAATCTCAAGGCCGGACACGGTTTGCGTTGCGCGACCGCCGCCCGAGCCGCCGAACAATTCCATCTTTCCATCGCGCCATGTGATGGTTGCCCCGGTAAGTTGCGGTGCCCAGCCGGAAACGTCAGTGTTGAAATTACCGTTGGTGACAAGTTCCGGCCCAAGAGCGGAGGTCATGTCGACATAGACGCCGTTGATGATGGGGAGATCGACGGATGCTTTCTCGCCTGTCGCAAGCGCGCCCTGATACGGCATGATGCCAGCGCCCGCGAAAGGGCTGTCGTAAATAGAGACCAGCGGCGGAGAACCTGACGCGACCTTGACCGAAAGAAGACGACCGGGAGAGATGATCGCAACGCCGGAATTGGTGATGGGCACGGTAAAGCGCTCAGCGGCGCGACCGGGCTTACCAGCCCCAACAAGAGCAAGACCGTTTCCAAGCCACATCATTGTGCAATTCTCCGGTTATAGTCGTCT
Proteins encoded in this window:
- a CDS encoding LamG domain-containing protein, whose product is MSIKTGTSVGNGSRRSVSIGWKPEVVICIPDAPKMVGIKLHDLWAGRTNVLGASNSYADGATLTKDGFTVSQSPKWNDQDITYHHLAISRSAALKMALAGSQGNAIASRAIKFDDSMINLAAVIAKRDSTRDGVLQVGSSTTALLGGTALTESGAITNLTTGQCTVSASGYVNEYDAAQELGEGIDFIGFESGANFATAAYTGSGANRAVSLGFQPKAVIVAKLSGTLQAAWIKTDTMSASGAKQMSAAAGIVASGISFDADGLQLTAGSALNVNTATYVVIAFRDHAETPIAAPAVKKSGKKAVLLSARGTTSWINCGTDNSLVIDGAMSMEWMGGIEPTTRANASVMMWRGASTSVSALQQSLFMGAIGWVGLAGNWSGPIMAVGCSDRMDFATSSTNILNPFRTGLIPDYGNLIHWLATHDGSGGWMLYRNGQLVRQRALDMVAINGQPNIDGQAGHRMILGAAYNAGAPVQMSRQRVSLARLYNRALTPSEVASRFARAGLGSSEADVTSGLVEEWDAVNATGSTLPATIASANNGAIVGGSIITL